From the genome of Nitrosomonas sp., one region includes:
- the flgL gene encoding flagellar hook-associated protein FlgL — translation MRVSTNGMYDLGTSAILQQQDALIKTQQQISTGRRILTPADDPIAAAQALSVSQASSINTQYSVNRDHALSSLGLVETTLGNISSNLQDIRQITVNAGNPTLTDTDRKSLATELRGRFEALLGQANITDGTGNFLFSGFQESTQPFTNKGLNVQYNGDQGQRLNQVGPTRQIAVSNSGTDVFERIRNGNGIFTTAANASNTGTGIVNSGSVTAPASLTGHNYEVSFTVSGGVATYDIVDTTSGNTLSTGNSFVNNNTISFDGLQFSITGDPANGDKFTVSPSTNQSIFTTIGNLITALEAPSSGQPGGAQLTNNLNSALQNLDNGLEKILSTRASVGSRLQEIESLESMGEDLDIQYEQRLSELRDVDFAKAISDLNRQQIYLEAAQKSFATISGLSLFDFI, via the coding sequence ATGCGGGTCAGCACGAACGGAATGTATGATTTGGGAACATCTGCAATATTGCAACAGCAGGATGCCTTAATTAAAACACAGCAACAAATTTCAACCGGGCGGCGGATTCTTACCCCCGCTGATGATCCAATCGCAGCTGCGCAGGCACTGAGTGTTTCGCAAGCCTCGTCCATAAACACACAGTATTCAGTAAATCGTGACCATGCCTTGTCATCCCTTGGTTTGGTTGAAACGACATTAGGAAACATTTCATCGAACTTGCAGGATATTCGGCAAATTACTGTAAACGCGGGTAATCCAACGTTAACCGACACCGATAGAAAAAGTCTTGCGACTGAGTTACGAGGAAGATTCGAAGCATTGCTTGGGCAAGCAAACATTACCGATGGTACAGGGAATTTTCTGTTTTCCGGCTTTCAGGAAAGTACACAGCCGTTCACTAACAAAGGGCTCAATGTTCAATATAATGGCGACCAGGGACAGCGGTTGAATCAGGTAGGCCCTACGCGTCAAATTGCTGTTAGTAACTCTGGAACTGATGTTTTTGAACGCATAAGGAATGGAAATGGAATTTTCACTACTGCGGCTAATGCCTCAAATACGGGTACTGGGATAGTCAATTCCGGTTCAGTAACTGCACCAGCTAGTCTTACCGGTCACAACTATGAAGTTTCCTTTACTGTGTCCGGCGGTGTTGCTACTTACGATATTGTAGACACCACGTCTGGCAATACGCTTTCAACGGGAAATTCTTTTGTCAATAACAACACTATCAGCTTTGACGGTCTGCAATTCAGTATTACTGGAGATCCGGCGAACGGTGACAAGTTCACGGTATCACCAAGCACCAATCAAAGTATTTTTACTACAATTGGCAATTTGATTACTGCATTGGAAGCACCTTCAAGCGGCCAACCCGGCGGTGCACAATTAACCAACAATTTGAATTCTGCGTTACAGAACCTGGATAATGGCCTTGAAAAAATTCTTTCGACCCGTGCTTCAGTTGGTTCAAGACTCCAGGAAATTGAATCACTCGAAAGTATGGGAGAAGATCTTGATATTCAATATGAGCAAAGACTTTCTGAACTGCGTGATGTAGACTTTGCTAAGGCAATTTCGGATCTCAATCGGCAACAGATCTACTTAGAAGCTGCACAGAAGTCATTTGCCACAATTTCAGGTCTTTCTCTATTTGACT
- the flgK gene encoding flagellar hook-associated protein FlgK: protein MGNILGTGISGLNAAQTNLLTTSHNITNADTPGYTRQEAIQSTNIPLSTGAGFIGRGVNVTTVQRIHNQFLTTQLLQVQTQSSQLDAHYSQIKQIDNLLADPVSGLSPALQDFFSGVNDVAANPSSVPSRQALISNAESLVSRFHSLDQRLSEMQDGANTEIKSHVGEINSLAKQISEINNNIVMAEGASGGHAPNDMLDKRDELIHQLSKLVNTDVVKQSDGTLNVFIGTGQALVVGTQSMTLKAMISPENPQQVTVGLVNGNKTIILPENQIQGGSLGGILDFRNDSLNVAQNSLGRIALNLAQAFNAQHRLGLDLNGVLGTDFFSVPSPQVFSSTSNNPASNITASISDVSALTTSDYQFSYDGANYTLTRLSDNNSVSSAAAPTVGSPLIMDGVSITNVTINANEKFLIQPTINGAKNVAVNISDTAAIAAAAPVRTESALSNTGNATISQGSINPLPVDANLQQPVTITFHSPYDGQFDVTGVGTGLPANNQIFTDGADIAFNGWTAQINGTPAAGDVFTIKSNNNGNADNRNALLLADLQTQNTMAGGTASFQAAYGQMVSLIGNKTRELEITSKAQANLVTQTEQSIEAISGVNLNEEAANLLRYQQAFQASSKVIEISSSLFDSILRIG from the coding sequence ATGGGAAATATTCTAGGAACAGGCATTTCCGGTCTGAATGCGGCACAAACCAATCTATTGACGACCAGCCATAATATTACAAATGCTGATACGCCCGGTTATACACGCCAGGAAGCAATTCAAAGCACGAATATTCCTCTGTCAACCGGCGCCGGGTTTATCGGACGTGGTGTGAATGTTACAACGGTTCAGCGAATTCATAATCAATTCCTCACAACACAATTGTTACAGGTGCAGACGCAAAGTAGCCAGCTAGATGCCCACTATTCACAAATCAAGCAAATTGACAATTTATTGGCTGATCCTGTTTCCGGATTGTCGCCCGCATTGCAAGATTTTTTTAGTGGTGTCAATGATGTGGCGGCAAACCCTTCATCTGTACCTTCACGACAGGCTCTGATCAGTAATGCAGAATCTTTGGTTTCACGTTTTCATAGCCTGGACCAGCGTTTATCTGAAATGCAGGATGGTGCTAACACCGAAATCAAAAGTCATGTCGGTGAAATAAATTCCTTGGCAAAACAAATCTCGGAAATTAATAACAATATAGTGATGGCCGAAGGCGCCTCTGGTGGACATGCGCCAAATGATATGCTCGATAAGCGAGATGAATTAATCCATCAGCTAAGTAAGCTTGTCAATACAGACGTGGTAAAACAAAGTGATGGAACGCTGAACGTTTTTATAGGTACTGGACAGGCGTTGGTCGTCGGAACGCAGTCCATGACGCTAAAGGCAATGATATCGCCAGAAAATCCGCAACAAGTCACTGTTGGTCTTGTAAACGGTAATAAAACAATTATTTTGCCAGAAAATCAGATTCAGGGGGGCAGTTTAGGCGGCATTCTGGATTTCCGCAATGATTCACTGAATGTTGCGCAAAATTCATTGGGCCGAATTGCGCTCAATTTAGCCCAAGCTTTTAATGCACAACATCGGTTGGGCCTTGATCTTAATGGCGTTCTGGGGACTGATTTTTTCTCTGTGCCTAGTCCGCAGGTTTTTTCATCTACAAGCAACAATCCAGCATCCAATATCACCGCCAGCATCAGTGATGTTAGCGCTTTAACAACCAGTGATTATCAGTTTTCATATGATGGCGCGAACTATACACTGACCCGTTTATCAGATAATAACTCTGTCAGCAGCGCTGCAGCACCTACAGTAGGCTCCCCGTTAATTATGGATGGTGTCAGTATCACCAATGTTACTATCAATGCCAATGAGAAGTTCCTGATTCAGCCAACCATTAATGGTGCAAAAAACGTTGCAGTGAACATTTCAGATACAGCGGCTATTGCTGCGGCCGCACCTGTACGTACTGAATCAGCGCTTTCCAACACCGGTAATGCCACTATCAGTCAAGGCAGTATCAATCCATTGCCAGTTGATGCAAATCTGCAGCAACCTGTTACCATTACGTTTCATTCACCCTATGATGGTCAATTTGACGTTACTGGCGTTGGTACTGGATTGCCGGCCAATAACCAGATATTTACAGATGGCGCCGATATTGCCTTTAATGGCTGGACTGCTCAGATTAACGGAACACCTGCAGCGGGAGATGTGTTTACCATTAAATCGAATAACAATGGTAACGCCGACAATCGCAATGCATTATTGCTGGCGGATCTCCAGACTCAAAACACGATGGCTGGTGGCACAGCATCATTCCAAGCTGCATATGGTCAGATGGTCAGTTTGATAGGTAATAAAACAAGAGAACTGGAGATTACCAGTAAAGCGCAGGCCAATCTGGTAACACAGACCGAACAATCAATAGAAGCTATTTCGGGTGTTAATTTGAATGAAGAAGCAGCTAATTTATTACGTTACCAGCAAGCTTTTCAAGCATCAAGTAAAGTGATCGAAATCAGCAGCTCCCTTTTTGATTCCATACTTCGAATTGGTTAA
- the flgJ gene encoding flagellar assembly peptidoglycan hydrolase FlgJ: MINSLDMTNRLAIDTKSIDDLHLLSKQDSKRALQEAAKQFEALFLQMLVKSMRDATLKSGLIDSQQTQFYTEMYDQQMAQSMSAKGIGLADIMVEQLTRTYNIPESQSQSQSQEALGKTPEENITSPKKVEIQPDNRQNVPATNQPEQLSSSEDAMSASSRPDVAVTSNATPDTDMSHQLWSNHQTITRLTDEPAPDNKTDRNKSDKATDFFTALMPHASVASESTGIPAHFMLAQAALESGWGKHEIRHPDNSPSHNLFGIKAGSSWKGEIVETITTEYVNGVPQKTVEKFRAYHSYEEGFRDYANLLSNNPRYAEVINTQNAADFANGLQRAGYATDPQYADKLLRILNNSVSYHQEAI, translated from the coding sequence ATGATTAATTCACTTGATATGACCAACAGGCTTGCGATTGATACAAAAAGTATTGATGATCTTCATCTGTTGTCAAAACAGGATTCGAAAAGGGCGTTACAGGAGGCAGCTAAACAATTTGAAGCACTGTTTTTGCAGATGTTGGTTAAAAGCATGCGAGACGCTACGCTAAAAAGTGGCCTTATAGACAGTCAGCAGACCCAATTTTATACAGAAATGTATGATCAGCAAATGGCTCAAAGCATGTCAGCAAAAGGAATCGGACTAGCCGATATAATGGTGGAACAACTAACACGCACTTATAATATTCCTGAATCACAATCACAATCACAATCACAAGAGGCCCTTGGAAAAACCCCAGAAGAAAACATTACATCTCCTAAAAAAGTGGAAATTCAACCTGACAATCGACAAAATGTTCCGGCAACGAATCAGCCAGAGCAGCTCAGTTCAAGTGAGGATGCTATGTCCGCCTCGTCCAGACCCGATGTGGCGGTTACTTCCAACGCTACACCTGATACGGACATGTCTCATCAGCTATGGTCAAATCATCAAACCATAACGCGTCTGACTGACGAACCCGCCCCTGATAACAAGACGGATAGGAACAAATCAGATAAAGCAACAGATTTTTTTACTGCACTCATGCCCCACGCCAGCGTAGCGTCTGAGTCAACAGGTATTCCAGCACATTTTATGTTGGCGCAGGCTGCGCTTGAAAGTGGCTGGGGTAAACACGAAATACGTCATCCGGATAATTCTCCAAGCCACAATCTTTTTGGTATTAAAGCGGGTAGTAGTTGGAAAGGTGAAATAGTTGAAACAATAACCACCGAATACGTCAATGGTGTGCCACAAAAAACAGTTGAAAAATTCCGCGCGTATCATTCATACGAAGAGGGATTTCGCGATTATGCCAATTTACTATCCAATAATCCGCGTTATGCTGAAGTAATCAATACCCAAAATGCTGCTGATTTTGCCAATGGCCTGCAGCGGGCTGGTTATGCAACAGATCCACAGTATGCAGATAAGCTTTTGCGCATATTAAACAATTCGGTTTCATATCATCAGGAAGCAATTTAA